Within the Halomonas sp. HL-93 genome, the region TTGTGGCATTACTGGGTCGCGTCACACCGATTAAGGATATCAAGACGTTTATTCGTGCCATGTGCCAACTCATCAGTCTAACGCCCGACGCCGAGGGCTGGATTGTCGGTCCCGACAGCGAGGATCCGACCTATGCTCAGGAATGCCGCGACTTAGTGGCGCAACTTGGTGTGGAAAGCAGCGTTCGCTTTCTAGGCTTCCAGCGCACCGAAGACATCCTCGCCCAGGTGCGCTTGGTGGTGTTGACCTCAATTAGCGAAGCACAGCCATTAGTGGTACTCGAAGCCATGGCGGCAGGCGTGCCGGTAGTGTGCAGCGATGTCGGCGCCTGCCGCGAACTGGTCATTGGCAACCCGGCCACACATCAAGCCGCGGGACAAATTGTACCGATTGCCAACCCCATGGCGACGGCTAATGCTATGCATCATTTACTGGCTAATCCGTCTGCATGGCATAGCGCACGCGCGGCAGGCATTGCCCGCGTTGAGGCCGAGTACACCGACGCTTTAATGATGGAACGCTATCAACAGTTGTATGAAGACGTCATTCATCCCTCCTTAGCCGTCAGTGAGGCCTCCCCAACGGGAGATAGCCTGCTGTCGACAATGAGTACCCGTTAACCGTTGGCGTCAGGAGACGATATTTATGGCCGGCATTGGCTTTGAACTGCGGCGGTTACTCCGTCAGGACAGTTATTTCAGCCTGTTGCGTGCCTATGGCTACGCGGGTTTGATCAGCTCAGGCCCTTGGGTCTTGTCTATTCTGGCGGTAATGGCATTGGGCGTGCTGTCTGCGGCGGCAAGCCCCTCTAGCACCGCCCATGTAACGGCGTTCTTGGTCTCCGTCACATGGCTAGTCGCCGGGTCGCTGCTACTGACATCACTGGTGCAACTGCTGTTTACCCGCTTTGTGGCCGACAGGCTGTTTGAAAAACGCGATGCCGCGATTTTGCCCAACGTGATGGGCCTGCTAACGCTGGTCATGTTAGTAGCTACCCTCGTTGGCGGCGCCGTGCTGTGGTGGGCCTTTGCACAAACGCCTTGGCTCTATCAGTTGGAAATGCTGATCAGTTTCGTGGTGCTCAGCATGATTTGGTGCGTCACGGTATTTGTTGCGGGGGTAAAAGCCTACCGCCAAGTGTTACTGGCGTTTACCTGCGGTTATGGGGCCACCTTTATTGGCGGCGTGTTGCTCAACGAACATGGGCTGGAGGGCCTGCTGGGTGGCTTTGTGCTCGGCCAAAGCCTACTGCTTTTCATGCTCCTGGCGATGGTCATCCGGCATTACCCCAGTAATCGGCTGTGGGGTTTTGACTTACACCGAGCAGGACAGTGTCAGCGTTCGTTGATCGCCATCGGACTATTCTATCAGGCCGGCATTTGGGCTGATAAACTGGTGTTCTGGTTTAACCCCGCCACATCCGAGCCGATTATTGGCCCGCTGCGTGCCTCACCGATTTACGACTTACCCATCTTTTTAGCTTATCTCTCCATTGTGCCGGGAATGGCGGTGTTCATCATGCGTATGGAGACCGACTTTGCAGAACGCTGCCATGCGTATTACGACGCTATACGGGGTGGAGATACGCTGGGGCACATTGAGGCACTGCGCGGCGAAATGGTCGCCAGCGTTCGTCACGGTATCTACGATATTTTTAAAGTACAGGGCATCACCGTTGCCGGGCTGCTATTAAGTGGCCCGCTACTATTCACTTGGTTGGGCTTTTCCCACTGGTATTTACCGCTATTTAATATCGATATTGTGGCGGTGGGAATACAAGTACTGCTGATGGCCATCCTGAACGTACTGTTCTATCTCGACCGACTCAAACCAGCGCTATGGCTTTGCCTGCTGTTCTTATTAAGTAACGTGGTCCTTACGCTGCTGAGCCAGCTGTTAGGCCCAGTGTTCTATGGTTACGGGTACGCGCTATCGCTATTGTTCACCACTTTAGTGGGCTTAGCCGTGCTCGACCACGAGTTCGAACAGTTGACCTATCAAACCTTCATGCTGCAACCGAACAAAGCCTAATGAAGGCGTCATGGCGATTGGGGGACCAGCTTGCCTAACCCGTCCAGCGTGCGCTTGAGGGCTCCCTGTTGGGCGTTAATCACCGCCAAGCCGGCCTGACCTTTTTGTTGGGCACTGCTAGGGTCGTCAAAATAACGGATCAACGCCTCAGCTAGGGCGCCGGGACTGTCCACTAGGGTTAGGGCGCCAGCGGCTAACAGCGGCTCGGCCACATCAGCAAAGTTCTCGATCGAAGGCCCGCTTAGCACAGGTCTCCCCATGGCGGCGGGTTCCAGCACGTTTTGGCCGCCCAGCGGCACCAAACTGCCACCCACATAGGCCACACTGCCTGCCGCATAGAGCACTGCCAACTCCCCCAGCGTATCAGCCAAGTAGACGTCGGTTCGTGCCGTTACGGGCTGCTGTTGACTACGACGGCTTAACGACCAGCTGTCATCGCGACACAGGCGGGCCACCTCATCAAACCGCTTTGGGTGGCGCGGCACCAAGACCAGAAGCGCGCCAGGGTAGCGTTTGCCAAGCTGGCGGTGCGCCTCAAGCAATAACGCTTCTTCGCCGTCACGGGTGGAACCCGCCACCCATACAGGCCGCCCGCCCCACTGCCGATGTAAGTACTCACCCTCTTCATAAGCCTTGCTGTTACTAGGCATTTCAAACTTCAGCGAGCCCACTACGCTGGTCACGGCAACGCTGCAGCCTAGTGCATTAAAGCGCTCGGCGTCAGCCGATGACTTGGCTGCCAGCCAGCTAACGTTCGCCAGGGCATTGGCTAACAATGGTCGCCACCGCCGGTAACGTTGGTAAGCACGAGGCGATAAACGGCCGTTGACCACGGCCACAGGAACTCTCTGGCGATGACAGGCGTGTAGCAGATTGGGCCATAGTTCGGTTTCAAACATCAGCGCCATGGCTGGTTTTAGCCGAGCGATAAACCGCTTGGCCGCGCCTGGGTAGTCGAGCGGCAAAAGCCGATGGGCAAGCCGTCTCTGGTCACTTTCAGACTGTTCATAAATAAGCGCTTGAGCCTGCTGAGCACCGGTGGCGGTCATGGTGGTCAGCAGTAGACTGTGCTGGGGATAGCGCGCAAGTAAGCCTTCGATCAACGGACGCGCGGCACGCACTTCGCCTACCGAGGCGCAGTGCAGCCAAAGCCGTGGCCCAGAGGGAAGCGGGTCAAGGCGCAAACCTAAACGCTGCAGGCGAGAGTAAGTGGGTACTTGCTCTCGCCAAATCCGCCATGTAATCAGCGGTGAGAGTGCATACAACGCGATGGAGTAGGCAAGCCGTGGCCAAGCGGATACCGCCATTAGCGCTCACGATCCAGAATTGAGCTGATCAACGCCGTGGTTGAGACACCATCTTCAAAGCCCAGTACCTTGACCTCCCCCCCATTGGCGATCACGGCTTTGCCGCCGGCAATATCTTGCGCCCGGTAGTCACCGCCTTTCACTAAGATATCCGGCAGCACCACCTCGATAAGTGCTTGTGGTGTGTCGTCCGAAAAGGGGACAACCCAGTCCACCGCGCCTAACCCCGCCAGCACCTGCATGCGACGGTTGAGCGGATTGATCGGCCGCGTTGGGCCTTTCAAGCGACCGATGGAAGCATCGTCGTTGACGGCCACAATTAAGCGATTTCCCAGGCGCTTTGCCTGTTCGAGATACGCCACGTGCCCCGCATGCAAAATATCAAAACAGCCGTTGGTCATTACCACCCGCTCACCACGCCGCTGGGCAGCTCGTACTGCCTCAATCAGCGATGCCTGCTCAATAACCCCAAACTCGGCAAGTTTATCGCCGTGCAGAGCGGTATACAGCTCGGCAATCGACAGCGTGGCGGTCCCCGGCTTGGCGACCACCAATCCGGCACCTAAATTGGCCAGCATCATTGCCTCGGGTAGCTCGTGGCCAGCCGCAAGCGCTAGCCCCATCAAGCCAATCACAGTGTCTCCCGCGCCCGTCACGTCGAAAACCTCTTGGGCGCGGGTGGGCAAATGCAGCGGCTCATGCCCCTCGCAAATCAGGGTCATGCCCTTTTCGCTGCGCGTGATCAACAGTGCTTCCAGCTCAAGCTCAACGCGCAGCGCTTCACCACGCTTTGAGAGCTCAGCATCGGTGCTACACGGGCCCACTATCGCCTCAAACTCCGTCAAATTCGGCGTAATCAAACTGGCCCCACGATACTTGCTGAAATCGCTGC harbors:
- the pelG gene encoding exopolysaccharide Pel transporter PelG, coding for MAGIGFELRRLLRQDSYFSLLRAYGYAGLISSGPWVLSILAVMALGVLSAAASPSSTAHVTAFLVSVTWLVAGSLLLTSLVQLLFTRFVADRLFEKRDAAILPNVMGLLTLVMLVATLVGGAVLWWAFAQTPWLYQLEMLISFVVLSMIWCVTVFVAGVKAYRQVLLAFTCGYGATFIGGVLLNEHGLEGLLGGFVLGQSLLLFMLLAMVIRHYPSNRLWGFDLHRAGQCQRSLIAIGLFYQAGIWADKLVFWFNPATSEPIIGPLRASPIYDLPIFLAYLSIVPGMAVFIMRMETDFAERCHAYYDAIRGGDTLGHIEALRGEMVASVRHGIYDIFKVQGITVAGLLLSGPLLFTWLGFSHWYLPLFNIDIVAVGIQVLLMAILNVLFYLDRLKPALWLCLLFLLSNVVLTLLSQLLGPVFYGYGYALSLLFTTLVGLAVLDHEFEQLTYQTFMLQPNKA
- the waaA gene encoding lipid IV(A) 3-deoxy-D-manno-octulosonic acid transferase, which produces MAVSAWPRLAYSIALYALSPLITWRIWREQVPTYSRLQRLGLRLDPLPSGPRLWLHCASVGEVRAARPLIEGLLARYPQHSLLLTTMTATGAQQAQALIYEQSESDQRRLAHRLLPLDYPGAAKRFIARLKPAMALMFETELWPNLLHACHRQRVPVAVVNGRLSPRAYQRYRRWRPLLANALANVSWLAAKSSADAERFNALGCSVAVTSVVGSLKFEMPSNSKAYEEGEYLHRQWGGRPVWVAGSTRDGEEALLLEAHRQLGKRYPGALLVLVPRHPKRFDEVARLCRDDSWSLSRRSQQQPVTARTDVYLADTLGELAVLYAAGSVAYVGGSLVPLGGQNVLEPAAMGRPVLSGPSIENFADVAEPLLAAGALTLVDSPGALAEALIRYFDDPSSAQQKGQAGLAVINAQQGALKRTLDGLGKLVPQSP
- the hldE gene encoding bifunctional D-glycero-beta-D-manno-heptose-7-phosphate kinase/D-glycero-beta-D-manno-heptose 1-phosphate adenylyltransferase HldE, with the protein product MKVDLNALEHARVLVVGDVMLDRYWHGGTSRISPEAPVPVVRVEDADDRPGGAANVALNIAALGAHVALAGLVGADDNADLLMGQLSASNVSTYFQRSPDIPTITKLRVMSRNQQLLRLDFEQRLDGVDTSNLLAQVEEALPDCDVMILSDYGKGTLNQVEKLISLARAQGKRVLIDPKGSDFSKYRGASLITPNLTEFEAIVGPCSTDAELSKRGEALRVELELEALLITRSEKGMTLICEGHEPLHLPTRAQEVFDVTGAGDTVIGLMGLALAAGHELPEAMMLANLGAGLVVAKPGTATLSIAELYTALHGDKLAEFGVIEQASLIEAVRAAQRRGERVVMTNGCFDILHAGHVAYLEQAKRLGNRLIVAVNDDASIGRLKGPTRPINPLNRRMQVLAGLGAVDWVVPFSDDTPQALIEVVLPDILVKGGDYRAQDIAGGKAVIANGGEVKVLGFEDGVSTTALISSILDRER